A stretch of Brevundimonas naejangsanensis DNA encodes these proteins:
- a CDS encoding catalase, whose product MTDQSKNGDVRGNGGELQQQASTPEARLTTNHGAPLSDNQNSLRGGPRGPTLLEDFILREKIQHFDHERIPERIVHARGSAAHGVFELTESLAAYTTAKVLTEVGEKTEVFTRFSTVAGGAGSIDTPRDVRGFAVKFYTKEGNWDLVGNNIPIFFIQDAIKFPDLIHAVKMEADRGYPQAASAHDTFWDFIGLMPESTHMVMWAMSDRAIPRSLRMIEGFGVNTFRLVNAEGQSHFVKFHWRPRLGTQSTCWDEAVKIAGADPDFHRRDLFDAIDKGDFPEWDFAVQILTQADADALPFDILDATKLIPEETHPLKVIGRMTLNRNPDNFFAETEQAAFLPTNIVPGIDFSEDPLLQGRLFSYQDTQLSRLGTVNFHQIPINRAKGCPFQNFQRDGHMQTQVFTGRANYEPNSLAESGEAGGPRADAKGGFTSFRAPVEGEKARLRSETFADHYSQARLFFRSLETPEQAHLASALVFELSKVSLEHVRVRVMGNLRNVDEDLAKRVADGVGMALPKKNPAAAEPIDLAPSPALRLVGKYPASLKGRMVGVLVTDGADGAVVKAVQDAAEAAGAAVEIIAPKRGGAKLKDGSTLKADHQLAGAPSVLFDAVALVLSAEGCKQLLTEGAAIDFAKDAFGHLKAIGHTPEAQPLLDKAGVEADTGVVDLSNGADPFIKPAATRQWDREPKVRILA is encoded by the coding sequence GTGACGGATCAATCCAAGAATGGGGACGTAAGGGGCAATGGGGGCGAGTTGCAGCAACAAGCCTCGACGCCCGAAGCACGGCTGACCACCAACCATGGAGCGCCGCTCAGCGACAACCAGAACTCGCTGCGGGGCGGCCCGCGCGGCCCGACGCTGCTGGAAGACTTCATCCTGCGCGAAAAGATCCAGCATTTCGACCACGAGCGCATCCCCGAGCGCATCGTCCACGCGCGCGGCTCGGCCGCGCACGGCGTCTTTGAACTGACCGAGAGCCTGGCGGCCTACACCACCGCCAAGGTGCTGACCGAGGTCGGCGAGAAGACCGAGGTCTTCACCCGCTTCTCCACCGTGGCGGGGGGTGCCGGGTCGATCGACACGCCGCGCGACGTGCGCGGCTTCGCGGTCAAATTCTACACCAAGGAGGGCAACTGGGACCTGGTGGGGAACAACATCCCGATCTTCTTCATCCAGGACGCGATCAAATTCCCCGACCTGATCCACGCGGTGAAGATGGAGGCCGATCGCGGCTATCCCCAGGCGGCCAGCGCGCACGATACCTTCTGGGACTTCATCGGCCTGATGCCCGAAAGCACCCACATGGTGATGTGGGCCATGTCGGACCGCGCCATCCCGCGCTCGCTGCGGATGATCGAGGGGTTCGGCGTCAACACCTTCCGGCTGGTCAACGCCGAGGGCCAGTCCCACTTCGTCAAGTTCCACTGGCGGCCCCGGTTGGGCACGCAGTCGACCTGCTGGGACGAGGCGGTCAAGATCGCCGGGGCCGACCCGGACTTCCACCGCCGCGACCTGTTCGACGCCATCGACAAGGGCGACTTCCCCGAGTGGGACTTCGCCGTGCAGATCCTGACCCAGGCCGACGCCGACGCCCTGCCCTTCGACATCCTGGACGCGACCAAGCTGATCCCTGAGGAGACGCATCCGTTGAAGGTGATCGGGCGGATGACGCTGAACCGCAACCCCGACAACTTCTTCGCCGAGACGGAACAGGCGGCCTTTCTGCCGACCAACATCGTGCCGGGGATCGACTTTTCGGAAGACCCGCTGCTGCAGGGGCGGTTGTTCTCCTATCAGGACACCCAGTTGTCGCGGCTAGGGACGGTGAACTTCCACCAAATCCCGATCAACCGGGCCAAGGGCTGCCCCTTCCAGAACTTCCAGCGCGACGGCCACATGCAGACCCAGGTTTTCACCGGCCGGGCCAACTATGAGCCGAACAGCCTGGCCGAGTCTGGCGAAGCGGGCGGCCCGCGCGCCGACGCCAAGGGCGGCTTCACCAGCTTCCGCGCGCCCGTGGAGGGGGAGAAGGCGCGGCTGCGCTCCGAGACCTTCGCCGACCACTACAGCCAGGCCCGGCTTTTCTTCCGCAGCCTGGAGACGCCCGAACAGGCCCACCTGGCCTCGGCCCTCGTCTTCGAACTGTCGAAGGTGTCGCTGGAGCATGTGCGCGTCCGCGTCATGGGCAATCTGCGCAATGTCGACGAGGACCTGGCCAAGCGGGTGGCGGACGGCGTGGGCATGGCCCTGCCGAAGAAGAACCCGGCGGCGGCGGAGCCGATCGACCTGGCGCCCTCGCCCGCCCTGCGCCTGGTCGGCAAGTATCCCGCCAGCCTGAAGGGGCGGATGGTCGGCGTCCTGGTCACCGACGGGGCCGACGGCGCCGTGGTCAAGGCGGTGCAGGACGCGGCCGAGGCGGCCGGCGCGGCGGTGGAGATCATCGCGCCCAAGCGCGGAGGGGCCAAGCTTAAGGACGGCTCTACGCTGAAGGCGGACCATCAACTGGCGGGCGCGCCCTCGGTGCTGTTCGACGCGGTGGCCCTGGTGCTGTCGGCGGAGGGCTGCAAGCAGTTGCTGACCGAAGGCGCGGCCATCGACTTCGCCAAGGACGCCTTTGGGCACCTGAAGGCCATAGGTCATACGCCCGAAGCCCAACCCCTGCTCGACAAGGCGGGGGTCGAGGCGGACACCGGCGTGGTCGATCTGTCGAACGGGGCGGATCCCTTCATCAAGCCCGCCGCCACCCGCCAATGGGACCGCGAACCCAAGGTCCGCATCCTGGCCTGA
- the catB gene encoding type B chloramphenicol O-acetyltransferase — protein sequence MTQVFESPFKGRLLSDLVTNPNIIVGRYSYYSGWYHGHGFDDCARYLMTEPGVDRLIIGDFCSIGSGAAFIMAGNQGHRNDWASSFPFFYMPEVPHFAGAVDAFQPAGDTVIGNDVWIGSEAIIMPGVKIGDGAVIGTRALVTRDVEPYAIVGGNPARVIRKRFDDDSIAMLLDMKWWDWDDARLGEAMPLLCSGDIAALYAFWRTREI from the coding sequence ATGACTCAGGTTTTCGAAAGCCCGTTCAAGGGCCGACTGCTGTCCGATCTGGTGACCAATCCCAACATCATCGTCGGGCGCTACAGCTATTATTCCGGCTGGTATCACGGCCACGGCTTTGACGACTGCGCCCGCTATCTGATGACCGAGCCGGGCGTGGACCGGCTGATCATCGGCGACTTCTGCTCGATCGGCAGCGGAGCCGCCTTCATCATGGCGGGCAATCAGGGGCATCGGAACGATTGGGCCAGCTCCTTCCCCTTCTTCTACATGCCCGAGGTCCCGCATTTCGCCGGGGCGGTCGACGCCTTCCAGCCGGCGGGCGACACCGTCATCGGCAATGACGTCTGGATCGGCAGCGAGGCCATCATCATGCCGGGCGTGAAGATCGGCGACGGCGCCGTGATCGGCACGCGGGCGCTGGTGACGCGCGATGTCGAGCCCTACGCCATCGTCGGCGGCAATCCGGCCAGGGTCATCCGCAAGCGGTTCGACGACGACAGCATCGCCATGCTGCTGGATATGAAGTGGTGGGACTGGGACGACGCCCGACTGGGCGAGGCCATGCCCCTGTTGTGCAGTGGTGACATTGCGGCCCTGTACGCCTTTTGGCGAACTCGTGAGATATAA
- a CDS encoding site-specific DNA-methyltransferase, translating to MSELKTDVILRGDCIEVLKGLPDKSVDMVFADPPYNLQLGGDLLRPDNSKVDAVDDDWDKFESFAAYDAFTRAWLGECRRVLKDEGSLWVIGSYHNIFRLGAAMQDLGFWVLNDIIWRKSNPMPNFKGTRFTNAHETLIWAAKSREQKRYTFNYDALKAFNEDTQMRSDWTLALCTGHERLKDDDGNKAHPTQKPEALLHRVILSASRVGDVILDPFFGTGTTGAAAKRLGRHFIGIERDETYAKLAENRIKAVIPATPEDLVVTGSKKAEPKVPFGALVEAGLLAPGDKLYCPKGDHEARVRADGSLVSGALTGSIHKLGALLENAPACNGWTYWRFKTDTGLRPIDALRAEIRAGMQ from the coding sequence ATGTCCGAGTTGAAGACCGACGTCATCCTGCGTGGCGACTGCATCGAGGTGCTGAAGGGCCTGCCGGACAAGTCGGTGGACATGGTCTTCGCCGACCCGCCCTATAACCTGCAGTTGGGCGGCGACCTGCTGCGTCCCGACAACTCCAAGGTCGATGCGGTCGACGACGACTGGGACAAGTTCGAAAGCTTCGCCGCCTATGACGCCTTCACCCGCGCCTGGTTGGGCGAATGCCGCCGCGTGCTGAAGGACGAGGGCTCGCTCTGGGTCATCGGCAGCTATCACAACATCTTCCGCCTCGGCGCGGCGATGCAGGACCTGGGCTTCTGGGTGCTGAACGACATCATCTGGCGCAAGTCGAACCCGATGCCGAACTTCAAGGGCACGCGCTTCACCAACGCCCATGAGACGCTGATCTGGGCCGCCAAGTCGCGCGAGCAGAAGCGCTACACCTTCAACTACGACGCGCTGAAGGCCTTCAACGAAGACACCCAGATGCGCTCGGACTGGACCCTGGCCCTTTGCACCGGCCACGAGCGGCTGAAGGACGACGACGGAAACAAGGCCCATCCGACCCAGAAGCCCGAGGCCCTGCTGCACCGGGTCATCCTGTCGGCCAGCCGCGTCGGCGACGTCATCCTGGACCCCTTCTTCGGCACCGGCACCACGGGCGCCGCGGCCAAGCGCCTGGGCCGTCACTTCATCGGCATCGAGCGCGACGAGACCTACGCCAAACTGGCCGAAAACCGCATCAAGGCGGTCATCCCCGCCACGCCCGAAGACCTGGTCGTCACCGGCTCCAAGAAGGCCGAGCCCAAGGTCCCGTTCGGCGCCCTGGTCGAGGCGGGCCTGCTGGCCCCCGGCGACAAGCTCTATTGCCCCAAGGGCGACCATGAAGCCCGCGTCCGCGCCGACGGCTCCCTGGTGTCCGGCGCCCTGACCGGCTCGATCCACAAGCTGGGCGCCCTGCTGGAGAACGCTCCGGCCTGCAACGGCTGGACCTACTGGCGCTTCAAGACCGACACGGGCCTGCGCCCCATCGACGCCCTGCGCGCCGAAATCCGGGCGGGGATGCAGTAA
- a CDS encoding glycosyltransferase family 4 protein, whose protein sequence is MKIAQVTPLYEAVPPRLYGGTERVVAHLTDALVDLGHDVTLFASAEAQTRARLIPVRDQAIRLDPAHLKSDLAAHMTMLAEVLDRADGFDVIHFHTDIVHFPFFSPWADKTLTTLHGRLDLKDLPEVYARWPEFGLVSISDDQRRPLPDANWKATVHHGMPGDLYRFSPRSQGYLAFLGRISPEKRPDRAIEIATRLGKPLKIAAKVDAADRAYWETVIEPLVRDNPLVEFVGEIGDAEKSAFLGGAEALLFPIDWPEPFGLVMIEAMACGTPVVAFACGSAPEIVEDGATGFLVHSVDEAVAAAGQAHRLDREAIRTRFDLRFSATAMARRYLDVYGDLLAQRPFAAPADSAAPPPMRLRDESRSFAAEPRPVANVGFL, encoded by the coding sequence ATGAAAATCGCTCAAGTCACGCCCTTGTATGAGGCCGTGCCGCCCAGGCTTTACGGCGGCACGGAACGAGTCGTCGCCCATCTGACGGACGCCCTGGTCGACCTCGGCCACGACGTCACCCTGTTCGCCAGCGCCGAGGCCCAGACCCGCGCCCGGCTGATCCCCGTCCGCGATCAGGCGATCCGCCTGGACCCCGCCCACCTCAAGTCCGACCTCGCGGCGCACATGACCATGCTGGCCGAGGTGCTGGACCGCGCCGACGGCTTCGACGTGATCCATTTCCACACGGACATCGTCCACTTCCCCTTCTTCAGCCCCTGGGCCGACAAGACCCTGACCACCCTGCACGGGCGTCTGGACCTGAAGGACCTGCCCGAGGTCTATGCCCGCTGGCCGGAGTTCGGTCTGGTCTCAATCTCCGACGACCAGCGACGTCCCCTGCCCGACGCCAACTGGAAGGCGACGGTGCATCACGGCATGCCCGGCGATCTCTATCGCTTCTCGCCCCGGTCGCAAGGCTACCTGGCCTTCCTGGGCCGCATCTCGCCGGAAAAGCGGCCCGACCGCGCCATCGAGATCGCTACGCGCCTGGGCAAGCCGCTGAAGATCGCGGCCAAGGTGGACGCCGCCGACCGCGCCTATTGGGAGACGGTGATCGAGCCCCTGGTGCGCGACAATCCCCTGGTCGAGTTCGTCGGCGAGATCGGCGACGCCGAGAAGTCCGCCTTCCTGGGCGGCGCCGAGGCCCTGCTCTTCCCCATCGACTGGCCCGAGCCGTTCGGCCTGGTGATGATAGAGGCCATGGCCTGCGGCACCCCGGTCGTGGCCTTCGCCTGCGGCTCGGCGCCCGAGATCGTCGAGGACGGGGCCACGGGCTTCCTCGTGCACAGCGTGGACGAGGCCGTGGCCGCCGCCGGACAGGCGCACCGGCTCGACCGCGAGGCCATCCGCACCCGGTTCGACCTGCGCTTCTCGGCCACCGCCATGGCGCGGCGCTATCTCGACGTCTATGGCGACCTCTTGGCCCAACGGCCGTTCGCGGCGCCCGCCGACAGCGCCGCGCCGCCGCCCATGCGGCTGCGGGACGAGTCGCGCAGCTTCGCGGCCGAGCCTAGACCGGTGGCGAACGTCGGTTTCCTCTGA
- a CDS encoding amylo-alpha-1,6-glucosidase, with product MDDVFSVQTAAAAETNDQDGLETLMALKDCDTFLVADHWGDVKAGADGLFNSDTRLLSRYTLTVGRARPSRLSSGVTKDNVFFTCHSTNRPLPPMGGRSAPAGVLHLERRRFLWEQRLFERVRMVNHGIEDILLPLTFEFDADFADIFQVRGMARLERGEMHPPTLDGRRVTFSYTGLDGALRTSCLAFSEPPARLSANRADFMFSLPKGRSLDLFIECGLGASDQPDQERWRWHSILARLAMRRRLRRGAIVEAGRNPVLNDWLRQSRADIALLTTDLPTGPYPYAGVPWFSTPFGRDGIITAWQMLWIDPSLAKGVLTYLAARQATETNPFMDSAPGKIMHETRGGEMSVLGEVPFGLYYGGVDTTCLFIALAGAYAKRTNDYQTIRALWPNLIAAAGWMADYGDSNGDGLIDYARAAETGLSNQGWKDSEDSIFYADGRYPKGPIALLEVQGYAFAAWKALAEMGAVLGDERAPAWAARAETVRALVEQRYWMEDEGFYAIALDGDGAQCRAIGSNAGHLLFTGLPSPERAALVTRRMLTAEFRSGWGLRTLGKGQARFNPMSYHNGSVWPHDTALAAAGMARYGERRAVAMLMGEIYGSATHFQMRLPELFCGFVRETGEPPIAYPVACLPQAWAAGSVFLMLQSVLGLSIDAADGVVEVANPALPAGLDRLSITRLQVGDGIIDLHFQRLDHHVVVMPRERSGTVNLRATG from the coding sequence ATGGACGACGTGTTTTCGGTCCAGACCGCCGCCGCAGCCGAAACCAACGACCAGGACGGGCTGGAAACCCTGATGGCGCTGAAGGACTGCGACACCTTCCTGGTCGCCGACCACTGGGGGGACGTGAAGGCCGGGGCCGACGGCCTGTTCAACAGCGATACCCGACTGCTGTCCCGCTACACCCTGACCGTCGGACGCGCGCGGCCGTCGCGGCTGAGCTCCGGCGTCACCAAGGACAACGTCTTCTTCACCTGTCACTCGACCAATCGGCCCCTGCCGCCGATGGGCGGGCGCTCGGCCCCGGCGGGGGTGCTGCACCTGGAGCGGCGCCGCTTCCTGTGGGAGCAGCGGCTGTTCGAGCGGGTGCGGATGGTCAATCACGGCATCGAGGACATCCTGCTGCCGCTGACGTTCGAGTTCGACGCCGATTTCGCCGACATCTTCCAGGTGCGCGGCATGGCTCGGCTCGAGCGCGGCGAGATGCATCCCCCGACCCTGGACGGGCGGCGCGTGACCTTCAGCTACACCGGGCTTGACGGCGCGTTGAGGACCAGTTGCCTGGCCTTTTCCGAACCGCCCGCCCGGCTGAGCGCGAACCGCGCGGACTTCATGTTCAGCCTGCCCAAGGGCCGCAGCCTGGATCTGTTCATCGAATGCGGCCTGGGCGCCAGCGACCAGCCGGACCAGGAGCGCTGGCGCTGGCACTCCATCCTGGCGCGGCTGGCCATGCGACGGCGGCTGCGGCGCGGGGCCATCGTCGAAGCGGGGCGCAATCCGGTCCTCAACGACTGGCTGAGACAGTCGCGGGCGGACATCGCCCTTCTGACCACCGACCTGCCGACCGGCCCCTACCCCTATGCGGGGGTGCCGTGGTTCTCGACCCCCTTCGGGCGCGACGGCATCATCACCGCCTGGCAGATGCTGTGGATCGACCCCAGCCTAGCCAAGGGGGTGCTGACCTATCTGGCGGCCCGTCAGGCGACCGAGACCAACCCCTTCATGGACTCCGCTCCCGGCAAGATCATGCACGAGACGCGCGGCGGCGAGATGTCCGTCCTCGGCGAGGTGCCGTTCGGCCTCTATTACGGCGGGGTCGACACCACCTGCCTGTTCATCGCCCTGGCCGGCGCCTATGCCAAGCGCACCAACGACTATCAGACCATCCGCGCCCTGTGGCCGAACCTGATCGCGGCGGCGGGCTGGATGGCCGACTATGGCGACTCGAACGGCGACGGCCTGATCGACTACGCCCGCGCCGCCGAAACCGGCCTGTCCAACCAGGGCTGGAAGGATTCCGAGGATTCCATCTTCTACGCCGACGGCCGCTATCCCAAGGGGCCGATCGCCCTTCTCGAGGTCCAGGGCTACGCCTTCGCCGCCTGGAAGGCTCTGGCCGAGATGGGCGCCGTCCTGGGCGACGAGCGGGCGCCCGCATGGGCCGCCCGCGCCGAAACGGTCCGCGCCCTGGTCGAGCAGCGCTACTGGATGGAGGACGAGGGCTTCTACGCCATCGCCCTGGACGGGGACGGGGCGCAGTGCCGGGCCATCGGCTCCAACGCCGGCCACCTGCTGTTCACCGGCCTGCCCTCGCCCGAGCGCGCGGCGCTAGTGACGCGGCGGATGCTGACGGCCGAGTTCCGTTCGGGCTGGGGCCTGCGCACCCTGGGCAAGGGTCAGGCGCGCTTCAATCCGATGAGCTATCACAACGGCTCGGTCTGGCCCCACGACACGGCCCTGGCGGCGGCCGGCATGGCCCGCTACGGCGAGCGGCGGGCCGTGGCCATGCTGATGGGCGAAATCTACGGCTCGGCGACCCATTTCCAAATGCGCCTCCCCGAACTCTTCTGCGGCTTCGTGCGCGAGACGGGCGAGCCGCCGATCGCCTATCCGGTCGCCTGCCTGCCCCAGGCCTGGGCGGCGGGGTCGGTCTTCCTGATGTTGCAGTCGGTCCTGGGCCTCAGCATCGACGCGGCCGACGGGGTGGTCGAGGTGGCCAACCCGGCCCTGCCCGCCGGGCTGGACCGGCTGTCGATCACCCGGCTGCAGGTCGGCGACGGGATCATAGACCTGCATTTCCAACGCCTGGACCACCACGTCGTGGTCATGCCCCGCGAACGCAGCGGCACGGTGAACCTGAGGGCCACTGGCTGA
- the mutY gene encoding A/G-specific adenine glycosylase codes for MPDVLSLRAALLDWYDAHARSLPWRAPPGAKAKTDPYRVWLSEVMLQQTTVPHAAPYFERFTARWPTVGDLAAVEDAELMAAWAGLGYYARARNLLACARAVADEHGGVFPDTEAELLALPGVGAYTAAAVAAIAFDRAANVVDGNVERVMSRLFAVETPLPAARPELRRLAALFVDAHRPGDWAQALMDLGSGVCRPRSPSCDRCPLAFGCEALKTGTPERYPLKTKKAERPRRQGHAYVLIDGAGRVALVRRPDKGLLGGMAGLPTSDWGAAAEFAPPVAGSWRAAGSVEHVFTHFSLTLEVHVAAGEGGDFLWTSAEQAANALPTVFRKALERALGTLSRWERA; via the coding sequence ATGCCCGACGTCCTCTCCCTCCGCGCCGCCCTGCTCGATTGGTACGACGCCCATGCGCGCAGCTTGCCGTGGCGCGCGCCGCCGGGGGCGAAGGCGAAGACCGACCCCTATCGCGTCTGGCTTTCGGAGGTGATGCTGCAGCAGACCACGGTGCCGCACGCCGCGCCCTATTTCGAGCGGTTCACCGCGCGCTGGCCGACGGTCGGCGACCTAGCGGCGGTCGAGGACGCCGAACTGATGGCCGCCTGGGCCGGGCTGGGCTACTACGCCCGGGCGCGCAACCTGCTGGCCTGCGCCCGCGCCGTGGCGGACGAGCACGGCGGGGTCTTTCCCGATACGGAGGCGGAGTTGCTGGCTCTGCCAGGGGTGGGCGCCTACACCGCCGCCGCCGTGGCCGCTATCGCCTTCGACCGGGCCGCCAACGTCGTCGACGGCAATGTCGAGCGGGTGATGAGCCGCCTGTTCGCGGTCGAGACGCCGTTGCCCGCCGCCCGTCCCGAGCTGCGCCGCCTGGCCGCCCTGTTCGTGGATGCGCATCGGCCTGGCGATTGGGCGCAGGCCCTGATGGACCTGGGCTCCGGCGTCTGTCGGCCCCGGTCGCCATCGTGCGACCGCTGTCCCCTGGCCTTCGGCTGCGAGGCGCTGAAGACGGGAACGCCCGAACGCTATCCATTGAAGACGAAGAAGGCCGAGCGGCCGCGTCGGCAGGGTCATGCCTATGTGCTGATCGACGGCGCGGGGCGGGTCGCCCTGGTGCGACGGCCGGACAAGGGGCTGCTAGGCGGCATGGCGGGCCTGCCGACCTCGGACTGGGGCGCGGCGGCGGAGTTCGCGCCGCCGGTCGCGGGGTCATGGCGCGCGGCCGGAAGCGTGGAGCACGTCTTCACCCACTTCAGCCTGACGCTGGAGGTGCATGTGGCTGCGGGCGAGGGGGGCGACTTCCTCTGGACCTCGGCGGAGCAGGCGGCGAACGCCTTGCCGACGGTGTTCAGGAAGGCGTTGGAGCGCGCCCTCGGAACCCTCTCCCGGTGGGAGAGGGCTTGA
- a CDS encoding DUF721 domain-containing protein, producing MRRPLPSESEARQILAQRRTRPAPRPPPPAGRSLAPLIKKLDAQFGRGASALEPRWVEIVGERLARVTRPQKLTKGRGNAGGTLELRVAGPAALLVQHQSADIIQRVNLFLGAGSVEKLRIAQGPVKPLPASGPKPRPRGRAVLPPLPASTEAELSASVEEAPESLKAALRKLGRAVLSQPPEDGRR from the coding sequence ATGCGTCGTCCCCTGCCCTCCGAAAGCGAAGCGCGCCAGATCCTGGCGCAACGGCGCACCCGCCCGGCGCCGCGCCCGCCGCCGCCCGCGGGCCGCTCGCTGGCGCCCCTGATCAAGAAGCTGGACGCCCAGTTCGGGCGCGGCGCCTCGGCGCTGGAGCCGCGCTGGGTCGAGATCGTCGGCGAGCGCCTGGCCCGCGTCACCCGCCCGCAGAAGCTGACCAAGGGACGCGGCAACGCCGGGGGGACTCTGGAGCTGCGCGTCGCCGGCCCCGCCGCCCTGCTGGTCCAGCACCAGTCGGCCGACATCATCCAGCGGGTGAACCTGTTCCTGGGCGCCGGATCGGTCGAGAAGCTGCGCATTGCCCAGGGGCCGGTGAAGCCCCTGCCCGCGAGCGGCCCCAAGCCTCGACCGCGCGGCCGCGCCGTCCTGCCGCCCCTGCCCGCCTCGACCGAGGCCGAGCTGAGCGCCTCGGTCGAAGAGGCGCCCGAGAGCCTGAAAGCCGCCCTGCGCAAGCTGGGGCGCGCGGTGCTGTCGCAGCCCCCCGAAGACGGCCGCCGTTGA
- a CDS encoding DsbA family protein encodes MAPTSKYAAMSRRAALTAAALASMAVMAGCTAKTGGAAEGDMALGAAEGAKVTVVEYASVTCGHCAAWNEEVWPEFKTKYVDTKKVRYVFREFPTPPQDIAVAGFLIARCAGPDKYFDVVEDIMASQKEWLAGVAPRTTLFRAGQAAGLSEQQINDCIRDKSAIEAMEKRIKAGINAGVTGTPYFMVNGVKVADSSLSGLSEAIDAELAK; translated from the coding sequence ATGGCCCCGACCTCCAAATACGCCGCCATGAGCCGCCGCGCGGCGCTGACCGCCGCCGCCCTCGCCTCCATGGCCGTCATGGCCGGCTGCACGGCCAAGACCGGCGGCGCCGCCGAGGGCGACATGGCCCTGGGCGCGGCCGAGGGGGCCAAGGTCACCGTGGTCGAATACGCCTCCGTCACCTGCGGCCACTGCGCCGCGTGGAACGAGGAGGTCTGGCCGGAATTCAAGACCAAGTATGTCGACACCAAGAAGGTGCGCTACGTCTTCCGCGAATTCCCGACCCCGCCCCAGGACATCGCCGTCGCCGGCTTCCTGATCGCCCGCTGCGCCGGGCCGGACAAGTATTTCGACGTGGTCGAGGACATCATGGCCAGCCAGAAGGAATGGCTGGCGGGCGTGGCTCCACGCACCACCCTGTTCCGCGCCGGCCAGGCCGCGGGCCTCAGCGAGCAGCAGATCAACGACTGCATCCGCGACAAGTCGGCCATCGAAGCGATGGAGAAGCGCATCAAGGCCGGCATCAACGCCGGCGTGACCGGCACGCCCTACTTCATGGTCAACGGCGTCAAGGTGGCGGACAGCTCGCTGTCGGGCCTGTCGGAAGCCATCGACGCCGAACTGGCTAAGTAA
- a CDS encoding DsbA family protein translates to MRKRTTVAGLAALALILSACGQASGGGKTAAQGDMALGAAEGAKVTVVEYASTTCSGCAAWNETVWPEFKAKYVDTDKVRFVFREFPTPPQDVAVAGFLIARCAGDDKYFEVVDHLMRSQVEMRNGAAPRDVLLRAAQAAGLSEARFKECTTDKAAIAALEQRIKDAAAAGVSGTPTFMVNGQIVADNSLSGLSARIDPLL, encoded by the coding sequence ATGAGGAAGCGCACAACGGTCGCCGGCCTGGCGGCCCTGGCCCTGATCCTGTCCGCCTGCGGACAAGCGAGCGGCGGCGGCAAAACGGCGGCGCAGGGCGACATGGCCCTGGGCGCCGCTGAGGGGGCCAAGGTCACGGTGGTCGAATACGCCTCGACCACCTGCTCCGGCTGCGCCGCCTGGAACGAGACGGTCTGGCCGGAATTCAAGGCCAAATACGTCGACACCGACAAGGTCCGCTTCGTCTTCCGTGAGTTCCCGACCCCGCCCCAGGACGTCGCCGTGGCCGGCTTCCTGATCGCCCGCTGCGCCGGGGACGACAAATATTTCGAGGTGGTCGACCACCTGATGCGATCGCAGGTCGAGATGCGCAACGGCGCCGCCCCGCGCGACGTCCTGCTGCGCGCCGCCCAGGCCGCCGGCCTCAGCGAAGCCCGCTTCAAGGAATGCACGACCGACAAGGCCGCCATCGCGGCCCTGGAGCAGCGCATCAAGGACGCGGCGGCGGCGGGCGTGTCGGGCACCCCGACCTTCATGGTCAACGGCCAGATCGTGGCCGACAACTCCCTGTCGGGCCTGTCGGCCCGCATCGATCCCCTGCTATAG
- a CDS encoding DsbA family protein, with product MTRRILSLLSALAVVGLSAAPAAALDPVRTAASTTTAVPAVTAADRIMGRADAPVTVIEYASFTCSHCAHWTNDVLPQFKARYIDTGKVRLVFRDMPTAPAQVAATAAGIARCAAPDKFFDVAHALMRGQADAFEKGDARVWFTDAIAASGRNQAQIETCLADPAVSQALQAEVEGAVAAGVTGTPSFFVNGKRMADPSLETLSAAIDPLIRAR from the coding sequence ATGACCCGTCGCATCCTGTCTCTTCTGTCCGCCCTGGCCGTCGTCGGCCTGAGCGCCGCCCCGGCCGCCGCGCTCGACCCCGTCCGCACCGCAGCCTCGACCACGACGGCGGTGCCGGCGGTCACGGCGGCGGATCGGATCATGGGGCGAGCCGACGCGCCGGTGACGGTGATCGAATACGCCTCCTTCACCTGCAGTCACTGCGCGCACTGGACCAACGACGTCCTGCCCCAGTTCAAGGCCCGCTACATCGACACCGGCAAGGTGCGGCTGGTGTTCCGCGACATGCCCACGGCCCCGGCCCAGGTCGCGGCCACGGCGGCGGGCATCGCCCGCTGCGCCGCGCCGGACAAGTTCTTTGACGTGGCCCACGCCCTCATGCGCGGCCAGGCTGACGCCTTCGAGAAGGGCGACGCTCGCGTCTGGTTCACGGACGCCATCGCCGCCAGCGGCCGCAACCAGGCGCAGATCGAGACCTGTCTGGCCGACCCCGCCGTCAGCCAGGCCCTGCAGGCCGAGGTCGAGGGCGCGGTGGCGGCAGGAGTGACGGGCACGCCGTCCTTCTTCGTCAACGGCAAGCGCATGGCCGACCCGTCGCTGGAGACCCTGTCGGCGGCCATCGACCCGCTGATCCGGGCGCGCTGA